One segment of Cohaesibacter intestini DNA contains the following:
- a CDS encoding DUF1643 domain-containing protein, which translates to MTPILRQHEEDGTLSSALYSPCETYRYALTRQWDESGKKLLFIMLNPSKATELKNDPTIERCERRARALGFGGFRACNLFAFRATDPRDLKKAKDPIGPDNLSQLMQAARWADVILCAWGTHGAHMGLGPAIKSLLLSQGHSLQHLGLSKEGHPRHPLYISYETQLERWH; encoded by the coding sequence ATGACGCCGATCCTCAGACAGCATGAAGAAGACGGCACGCTCTCTAGCGCGCTCTATTCCCCGTGCGAGACCTATCGCTATGCCCTGACGCGGCAATGGGACGAGAGCGGCAAAAAACTGCTCTTTATCATGCTCAATCCGTCCAAAGCCACGGAACTCAAGAACGATCCGACCATCGAGCGCTGTGAGCGACGGGCACGCGCTCTGGGCTTTGGGGGCTTTCGGGCCTGCAATCTGTTTGCCTTCCGCGCCACCGATCCGCGGGATTTGAAAAAGGCCAAGGACCCAATAGGCCCGGACAATCTTTCCCAATTGATGCAAGCCGCCAGATGGGCCGATGTGATTCTGTGTGCTTGGGGAACCCACGGGGCGCATATGGGTCTGGGTCCGGCGATCAAGTCCCTGCTTCTCTCGCAGGGCCACAGCTTGCAGCATCTGGGCCTCAGCAAAGAAGGCCATCCCCGCCACCCGCTCTATATAAGCTACGAAACCCAGCTCGAACGCTGGCACTAA
- a CDS encoding helix-turn-helix transcriptional regulator: MGLSSKGEDIVNNYEENHHLQNLLEQCRNNLGERGFFQPFLELVKELKSVQIGIWSHKHDVPKCLFIRNLENPIFGEVAKSIYMTGWYKQDPLIDKLTAQKKGTIEIVTHSQVKGLFSDEFLLAFASILQSNNPLSGFADRISILAALPDMPMIIHLYFQKFEQVDLNHPLLPKLIELITEHFPSAPQLNAVYQEAPHPALSNLSDREREVCIGILSGKKAERIAADMEVAPSTVVTYRKRAYEKLGISSRASLFDLCGS; encoded by the coding sequence ATGGGTCTGTCCTCCAAAGGAGAGGACATTGTGAATAATTACGAGGAAAATCACCATTTACAGAATTTACTGGAACAATGTCGAAACAACCTGGGGGAGAGAGGTTTTTTCCAGCCTTTCCTTGAGCTTGTTAAAGAGCTGAAATCAGTTCAGATTGGGATCTGGAGCCACAAGCATGACGTGCCCAAATGCCTTTTCATCAGAAATTTGGAAAATCCCATCTTTGGTGAAGTGGCTAAGTCCATTTATATGACCGGCTGGTACAAGCAGGATCCGCTGATAGACAAGCTGACCGCCCAGAAAAAGGGAACAATCGAGATTGTGACGCATAGTCAGGTGAAGGGCCTATTCTCCGATGAATTCCTTCTGGCCTTCGCCTCGATCCTGCAAAGCAACAACCCGCTTTCCGGCTTTGCCGACAGAATTTCTATTCTAGCCGCTCTGCCAGATATGCCGATGATCATTCATTTATATTTCCAAAAGTTCGAACAAGTGGATTTAAACCATCCGCTGCTGCCAAAACTCATCGAGCTGATCACCGAACATTTTCCCAGTGCCCCTCAATTGAATGCGGTCTATCAGGAAGCCCCCCATCCAGCGCTTTCCAACCTGTCTGATCGGGAACGAGAAGTCTGTATTGGCATTCTCTCAGGCAAAAAGGCTGAACGAATCGCCGCCGACATGGAGGTTGCTCCCTCCACCGTCGTCACCTACCGCAAGCGTGCCTACGAAAAACTCGGCATTTCCTCGCGCGCCTCACTGTTTGACCTGTGTGGGTCCTGA